The Pseudanabaena galeata CCNP1313 genome includes a region encoding these proteins:
- a CDS encoding Mo-dependent nitrogenase C-terminal domain-containing protein, translating to MTTTRFFSTLTEQSKPSKSFAIDIFSPLRQWLNRIEFSDRQFAEKICHLIPASCPFERDVSAFGYTYHIPALCKINPVFEEVVNLRLRALTYLSELPS from the coding sequence ATGACTACCACTAGATTTTTCTCCACATTGACCGAGCAGAGTAAACCCAGTAAATCCTTCGCGATCGATATTTTCTCCCCTCTGCGCCAATGGCTAAATCGTATTGAATTTAGCGATCGCCAATTCGCCGAGAAAATCTGCCATCTCATTCCCGCTAGTTGCCCCTTTGAACGCGATGTCAGCGCCTTTGGCTATACCTACCATATCCCAGCCCTCTGCAAGATCAATCCTGTATTTGAGGAAGTAGTAAACCTCCGCCTCCGCGCCCTAACCTACCTCTCCGAACTCCCCAGCTAA